The stretch of DNA GTTCACATAATAATGTTATTATAAATATTAATAAAAAGGAAAGACTAATAAAATCATACCCAAAGAGAAAGTACAGAATTATTGGAAAAAGAATTATGTAATTAATAAAATAAAATACTAATTGATGTTTAACATAATATTCTATTGGGTTGGAGCTTTTTTGTGTGATTTTTCTTGATACATAAATATAATATTCAAAACCAACCAAGTACAACGAATAAGAAATAGACGAGGTAAAAATACCGTAAATACCAAGATTGGTTTCATCTACAGAGTACTTCCCTAAAAATATTACAAATATAAATTTTAGGCTTAGTGACAATGTTCTTATCAATAAATTTATAAGAGACGTAAAATTAAAACCTAAAAAATTGACCATTAGATATTGTAGGTTGAAGAGACTATTTTTTTATAATTACAATTACTTCTCAAAATGCTTAAAATTCATCATTTTTGATTTATCATTTCTATAGATAAAGGAGTTCCTCTAAAGGCTTCTTGATTAAATGTCTTTCCCAGTAATTCTATATAATATTTTGGGTGTAATCCAAATCCAGGACGAATAGAGCGCACATTTTCTTTAGTAATCACCTCACCTGCTTTAACATCACTAACAACATACAAAGATCTCGCAAATTTTCTATTTTTCTTTACTTTATTTGAAACTTCGTAAGAGACTTTTCCTAATAATTTTTCTGTATCTCTTACTTTATTCACCATTTCAGTAAATTCTGTAACGTCTAAAGAAAAGTCCGCATCCGGACCTCCAACATTCTTATGTAAAATAAAATGTTTCTCTAATATATTAGCACCTAAAGTAGTCGCAATTGTAGGTGCTAATGACCCATAGGTGTGATCACTAAAACCAACCTCAACTCCAAATCTAGATTTCAAATCTGGAATAGTATTCAAATTAGCTAGTTCTAAAGGGGCTGGATAAGATGATGTACATTTTAATAAGACAATATCATTGTTACCTACTTTTCTACATGTTTCAACTGCTAATTTTATATCTTTTTCTTCAGCAAGACCTGTAGACATAATTATTGGTTTTCCTTTAGATGCAGCATATTCTATTAAAGGTATATCTTGAATTTCAAACGATGCAATTTTATATGCTGGTACATCTAACTCTTCAAGAAAATCAACAGCAGTAATGTCAAAAGGAGAAGAAAAACAAATTAAACCCTCTTCTTTGGCTACTTCAAAAAGTCTTTTATGCCACTCCCAAGGAGTATAAGCTTCTCCATATAATTCATAAAGCGTTTTACCATCCCACAATGTACCCCCACTTATTTGAAAGTCTTCATTGTTGACATCTATAGTCATTGTATCTGGTGTGTATGTCTGAAGTTTAATTGCATCCGCCCCTGTTCTTTTTGCGGCTCTAATTGTTTCTATTGCAACATCTAAGCTTCCATTATGATTAGCAGATAATTCAGCTATAATAAAACAAGGGTTATTATTTCCAATTTGTTTATTCCCTATTTTCATATATGTATTGATTAATGTTATTTTCTTTTAAAATTAGTTGATACTTCTAATAATACAGAAGGCTTCTGCATAATTCTTTCCAACTGAAACACCTCTTTGTTGAGCTAGAATTGTAAGGGCTTTGGGGGACCTAGGATGTGGAAATTCTCGTTTTTCAAATTTATAAGATTCCATCCCTCTAATTTTAGCCTCGATATCTTTTTCACTAACCGAAATGTAAAAATTAGGTGTAAAATGCCTTGGATCTGAGGAGGCTCTCCATTCTGTCCCAGAAGGTGTTTCAAAAGTTATAATAGTTTTTACTTTTTCATGATCCATAGGTCTTGTTGCTGTTATTACAGCCTCAAAAGTCTTTTGATGATCTATATTAACATCTCCTCCATGGTGTGTAAAAATGACCTCTGGTTGAAATTCTCTTTTTTCTTTCTCTACAATTTTTATAATATCCAATAATGCTACAGAGTCAAATCTGTTATCTGGAAAATCGTAAATTCCAACAGACTCATACCCTATTTGAGAAACCGCCTCCTCAATATTTTGTTTATGTTGCTTTAACTCTTCCTTCCACTTATTGGTATCATGTTGATCTGCTCTACTAGTTATACCTTCCCCTAAAATAACTGCTCTTATTTTACAATTGTATTTTTTTATGAGTTTGTGCATACTGGCTCCTAATCCTAAAAGTTCGTCATCAGGATGTGCAACTACAACAAGTATTTTTTTATTTTTTAGTGATTCTAACATCTGCTATTATTGATTTATCTGCTTTTAATGACGCTCTAGTAAATTCTAATTTAAAATTCTCGGTTTCTAAATACGCATGAGGATAACCATCGGCGTCTAACATTCTAATATGTCTAAATATGTCTTCTAATTCATTTAAATCTTCCATAGAACTCATTTTAGGTGTTCTTCTTTTAAAACTAGTGATTTCTCCTTCTTGTTCAGTTAACTGGGGGTTTTCATCTTTAATCTTAATTATCATGTTAAATATAACATTATTAGCCCTTATCAATATCTCTTCTGCAGTTCCATACAAGCTTAAATCACTCTTTAAATAGATTGGTCCTGCATCTAATTCTTTTACAACTTTAATTGCAGAGATTTTTGTGTGTTCTAACCCATTTGCGATAAGGTTTTGCAGTGGGCTTCCTCCTCTCCCATATGGCAAATCTGTCATATGAAAAACTACACAATCAAAATTTAAAAAAACAGATTCTGGAATAATATAAGACCAATGCGGAATAAAGACTTTATCTGGCTTAATTCTCTCAAGCGTTTCTTTATTAAAATCTTCCTTTTTAGAGATATAATGCCAATTAGATTCTGGAGCATACACTTTAAGTTTCTCTACTAAATCTACATTCCAAACTTTGCTAGATAAGACAATGTAGTTAGATATCATCTTTGTAAATTTTTATAATGTATTTCTGTCCATTTTTTTCAAAAAAAGCTGGATAACGCTCGTTATCAACTATTCTTAGGAGATTAAATTGTTCATCAATTGATTTATGTATATCTAATCTACTATCTTTGGGGCCTCTTTTAGCATAAAAAGTAGATTCTCCTTCTTGTACTCTTCCGGTAATTTTGTTTTTGTTCCTTATAAATTCTAATATTAAATCAATTGTTTTTAATCCTTGTTCGTGTTTTATTTCTGCCAATAATTCATGTCCGCTTAATTCAATAAAATCTTGAAGGTAAATTTCTCCAGCGTCTACCGCTTTGACCGCTTCAAATAAAGTAATCGGGATTTTTTTCTTACCTTCTAAAACCTGCCATGTAAGAGGAGACCAACCTTTACCTCTTGGCAAATCGCTTTCATGAATTACCAAGTTAATTAAATTATAATCTAGTTTTTTAAAAATGTTTTCGCAAGCTAGAAGAAATAATAAATCTCCCCTTTCAACATCTTTATGCTTATGTAAAAGTGTTGCTTTAATTCCAAATTCATCATGAATCTTTAAAATTAATTGTTTTGAATATGGTAGAATCCAAGAATCTGGATTATCTACTAATACTTGTATTTTCATTAATTTATTCTATTAATAATGTCTAAAAATCGTTCTTTTTGGTTTCCATCAAAAAGTGTTTTCTGATTCCGAAGCATTTCATTTTGTTCTGTCATATCCAATTCAATTGCCTCATTTATCACACGTTCAAAACGTATAACATCGTAATGAGTAAAATCTCCTGCTGGGAATATAACCTTTTTCTCTCTTAAACCATTATATATTAACTCTTGATTATCAATAAAATAACCACAGATTACAAGCATTTTAACAGAACAAACTTCATAACTAATTGTACTTGATGGAACAATTGCTAGTTGACACTTCTCCATAACATCTAATACTTCTGCTTCGGGTAAGTTTTTATGGATAACTACATTACTATTCTCCTCTTCAATTTTGTAAATGTTTTTATGTTTGTTGGCAGCACCTATTAAAACATGGATTTTCTTTACATAATTTAAGTTCGTTAAAGCCCTAACAGCTTTGCTTGTTAAATCATAAAAATCTGCACCCCCAAAGCTTACAAATACTTCTTTTACATTACTGGGCTGTTTGCTTTTTTTAGCAATCTCTATAAATTTTGGTCTCAACATTGCGTAGTGAGAACCTAAAGCAAATTCTGTTTCTGGTTTTGCTTTAAAATGTTCTGGCTTTACAACTAAAGAATGGTT from Flavivirga spongiicola encodes:
- the pseI gene encoding pseudaminic acid synthase, yielding MKIGNKQIGNNNPCFIIAELSANHNGSLDVAIETIRAAKRTGADAIKLQTYTPDTMTIDVNNEDFQISGGTLWDGKTLYELYGEAYTPWEWHKRLFEVAKEEGLICFSSPFDITAVDFLEELDVPAYKIASFEIQDIPLIEYAASKGKPIIMSTGLAEEKDIKLAVETCRKVGNNDIVLLKCTSSYPAPLELANLNTIPDLKSRFGVEVGFSDHTYGSLAPTIATTLGANILEKHFILHKNVGGPDADFSLDVTEFTEMVNKVRDTEKLLGKVSYEVSNKVKKNRKFARSLYVVSDVKAGEVITKENVRSIRPGFGLHPKYYIELLGKTFNQEAFRGTPLSIEMINQK
- a CDS encoding PIG-L deacetylase family protein produces the protein MLESLKNKKILVVVAHPDDELLGLGASMHKLIKKYNCKIRAVILGEGITSRADQHDTNKWKEELKQHKQNIEEAVSQIGYESVGIYDFPDNRFDSVALLDIIKIVEKEKREFQPEVIFTHHGGDVNIDHQKTFEAVITATRPMDHEKVKTIITFETPSGTEWRASSDPRHFTPNFYISVSEKDIEAKIRGMESYKFEKREFPHPRSPKALTILAQQRGVSVGKNYAEAFCIIRSIN
- a CDS encoding methionyl-tRNA formyltransferase translates to MISNYIVLSSKVWNVDLVEKLKVYAPESNWHYISKKEDFNKETLERIKPDKVFIPHWSYIIPESVFLNFDCVVFHMTDLPYGRGGSPLQNLIANGLEHTKISAIKVVKELDAGPIYLKSDLSLYGTAEEILIRANNVIFNMIIKIKDENPQLTEQEGEITSFKRRTPKMSSMEDLNELEDIFRHIRMLDADGYPHAYLETENFKLEFTRASLKADKSIIADVRITKK
- the pseG gene encoding UDP-2,4-diacetamido-2,4,6-trideoxy-beta-L-altropyranose hydrolase yields the protein MKYKKKIIFRADGNSKTGLGHLYRIFALIEMLKENYEYVLITRADSELIIIPKSYSVEVIPSKISITEEPDWLLEKYETTNSIVIADGYAYDSNYQKSIKKVGYKLIYIDDLTATEMFADVVINHSLVVKPEHFKAKPETEFALGSHYAMLRPKFIEIAKKSKQPSNVKEVFVSFGGADFYDLTSKAVRALTNLNYVKKIHVLIGAANKHKNIYKIEEENSNVVIHKNLPEAEVLDVMEKCQLAIVPSSTISYEVCSVKMLVICGYFIDNQELIYNGLREKKVIFPAGDFTHYDVIRFERVINEAIELDMTEQNEMLRNQKTLFDGNQKERFLDIINRIN